In a single window of the Cucumis melo cultivar AY chromosome 11, USDA_Cmelo_AY_1.0, whole genome shotgun sequence genome:
- the LOC103497376 gene encoding nicotinate phosphoribosyltransferase 2: MAEKSNGPRNGDCSSRVIHGPTNPMVSPLLTDLYQFTMAYAYWKAGKHNERAVFDLYFRKNPFGGEYTIFAGLEECIRLIANFKFTEEEISFIKKSLPSSCEDAFYDYLRGIDCSDVEVYAISEGSVVFPKVPLVRVEGPVAVVQLLETPFVNLINYASLVATNAARHRFVAGKSKILLEFGLRRAQGPDGGISASKYCYIGGFDATSNVAAGRLFGIPLRGTHSHAFVSSFMSPDEIIDKSLRSSDGSRTCEDFLSAVQTLLNKIQWLPSLHGTFGETNQSELAAFTSYALAFPSDFLALVDTYDVIRSGVPNFCAVALALSDLGYQAKGIRLDSGDLAYLSCEARKFFQAIEKEFGVPGFGKLNISASNDLNEETLDALNKQGHEVDAFGIGTYLVTCYAQAALGCVFKLVEINNQPRIKLSEDVSKVSIPCKKRSFRLYGKEGYPLVDIMSGENEPPPKVGERILCRHPFNESKRAYVVPQQVEELLKCYRSGKSGKAEECLPALKDIRDRCIKQLEKMRPDHMRRLNPTPYKVSVSAKLYDFIHFLWLNEAPVGELQ, translated from the exons ATGGCCGAGAAATCAAACGGGCCTAGAAATGGCGATTGTTCCAGTCGGGTCATTCATGGCCCAACCAACCCCATGGTTTCTCCTTTGTTAACCGATCTTTATCAGTTCACTATGGCTTATGCTTATTGGAAAGCCGGCAAGCATAACGAGCGAGCTGT GTTTGATTTATATTTTCGGAAGAATCCTTTTGGTGGTGAATATACAATTTTTGCTGGTTTAGAAGAGTGCATAAGACTTATTGCTAATTTCAAATTCACAGAGGAAGAAATCTCTTTTATCAAGAAGTCTTTACCTTCATCCTGTGAG GATGCGTTCTACGATTATCTTAGAGGAATCGACTGTTCTGATGTTGAAGTCTATGCTATTTCAGAGGGGTCAGTTGTTTTCCCAAAGGTGCCCCTAGTGAGGGTTGAAGGGCCAGTTGCC GTAGTTCAATTACTTGAAACTCCATTTGTAAATCTTATTAATTATGCATCGTTAGTTGCCACAAATGCTGCAAGACATCGTTTTGTTGCTGGAAAATCTAAAATTCTTCTCGAGTTTGGACTTCGACGAGCTCAG GGACCTGATGGTGGAATTAGCGCCTCAAAGTACTGCTATATTGGAGGATTCGATGCAACAAG CAATGTTGCAGCTGGGAGATTATTTGGCATACCACTTCGTGGGACACATTCACATGCATTTGTTAGCTCATTTATG AGCCCAGATGAGATCATAGATAAATCACTTCGTAGCAGTGATGGCTCACGCACTTGTGAAGATTTTCTTAGTGCAGTTCAAACGTTGTTAAATAAGATTCAG TGGCTACCTTCATTACATGGCACTTTTGGTGAGACCAACCAAAGTGAGTTGGCTGCATTCACTTCCTATGCTTTGGCATTTCCATCTGACTTCCTTGCTCTTGTGGATACTTATGAT GTTATTCGGAGTGGAGTTCCTAACTTCTGTGCAGTTGCTCTGGCACTTAGTGATTTGGG GTACCAAGCTAAAGGGATTAGGTTGGACTCTGGCGATTTAGCATATTTGTCATGTGAGGCACGAAAATTTTTTCAGGCTATTGAAAAGGAGTTTGGGGTGCCTGGATTTggaaaattaaatatttctgCCAGTAACGACCTCAATGAGGAAACTTTAGATGCTTTAAACAAGCAG GGTCATGAGGTTGATGCATTTGGAATTGGGACCTATTTGGTTACATGTTATGCTCAGGCTGCTTTAGGATGTGTCTTCAAGCTAGTTGAAATAAATAACCAGCCTCGTATTAAACTTTCTGAAGATGTTTCGAAG GTTTCAATTCCATGCAAAAAGCGTAGTTTTAGGTTATATGGGAAGGAAGGCTATCCTCTAGTAGACATAATGTCAGGAGAGAATGAACCGCCTCCTAAG GTAGGTGAAAGAATTCTATGTCGTCACCCATTTAACGAATCGAAAAGAGCATACGTCGTGCCACAGCAAGTAGAGGAGCTTCTCAAGTGCTACCGAAGTGGAAAATCAG GTAAAGCAGAAGAATGTTTACCAGCTCTGAAGGACATAAGGGACCGTTGCATTAAACAACTCGAGAAAATGCGTCCCGATCACATGAGAAGACTTAATCCAACGCCTTACAAA GTTAGCGTAAGTGCAAAACTATATGACTTCATTCATTTCTTGTGGCTAAATGAGGCACCTGTTGGGGAGTTGCAATGA
- the LOC103497377 gene encoding mitogen-activated protein kinase kinase kinase 20-like: MEWVRGDQLGRGNFATISLAKLTKGFDQFPPLMAVKSSVSSLSSVSLKNEKQILDRIGVCPQIITCYGDGFSVEKDGDKYYNLFLEYANGGSLADVVRTHGGGLSEFDVRRYTRAILYGLRHVHGNGFVHCDLKLSNVLIFGNGEVKIADFGLAKSAGKFGAVETEERFEWRGTPMYMSPEIVNDGEYESPCDIWALGCAVVEMVVGKPAWRVGPGTDMFGLMMRIGVGDEVPETPENLSAEGKDFIRRCFVKDPSKRWTAEMLLNHPFVVAGAGDTTVTLKEVELTTESPTGPFDFPEFVCSGQGSDEWSFCSSSSSPEVLSRVRHLVTGKPLDWSVMDSWVTVR, translated from the coding sequence ATGGAGTGGGTTCGAGGGGATCAACTCGGCCGTGGAAATTTTGCTACAATCAGTTTAGCAAAATTAACTAAAGGGTTCGATCAGTTCCCGCCATTAATGGCGGTCAAATCCTCTGTTTCTTCTCTATCCTCTGTTTCACTCAAGAACGAGAAGCAAATTCTTGATCGAATTGGGGTTTGCCCACAGATTATTACTTGTTATGGCGATGGATTCAGTGTTGAAAAAGATGGGGATAAGTATTATAATTTGTTCTTGGAGTATGCTAATGGCGGAAGTCTTGCGGATGTTGTGAGAACCCATGGCGGTGGGTTGTCGGAATTTGATGTTCGAAGGTATACGAGAGCGATTCTTTATGGCCTACGGCATGTTCATGGCAATGGGTTTGTTCATTGCGATTTAAAGCTTTCGAATGTGTTGATTTTTGGGAATGGTGAAGTTAAGATCGCGGATTTTGGGCTTGCTAAATCGGCTGGAAAATTTGGGGCGGTGGAAACAGAGGAGAGATTTGAATGGAGAGGGACTCCGATGTATATGTCGCCGGAGATTGTAAACGACGGTGAGTATGAGTCACCGTGTGATATTTGGGCGTTGGGTTGCGCCGTCGTGGAGATGGTGGTTGGAAAGCCGGCGTGGAGGGTCGGGCCGGGAACGGATATGTTTGGCTTGATGATGAGGATTGGAGTCGGAGATGAAGTACCGGAGACACCAGAGAATTTATCGGCGGAGGGGAAAGATTTTATCCGGCGGTGTTTTGTTAAGGATCCAAGTAAGAGATGGACGGCGGAGATGCTTTTGAATCACCCATTCGTTGTCGCCGGTGCCGGTGATACTACTGTTACATTGAAGGAAGTAGAATTGACAACGGAGTCACCCACGGGGCCTTTCGACTTCCCGGAATTCGTTTGTTCCGGCCAAGGTTCGGATGAGTGGAGTTTTTGTTCTTCTAGTTCGTCGCCGGAGGTGTTGAGTAGGGTCCGGCATCTGGTGACGGGGAAGCCTTTGGATTGGTCTGTCATGGATAGTTGGGTGACAGTTAGGTGA